TTGCTGAATCGCCTCGTAACCAGAGAACCACAGCACAAAAGACCACGACATCAACCacagaaacaaaacaacaagccCAATCAGTCGGTCCTTCTAAGAAGAAATCCGCTAAAGGAGGcgttcaatttgaagaaaaaagtaCTGGCAATCACAAGGTAACAACTGACAACCAAACTGGCAACTCAAATCCAACCAATCAAGAACCTTATCTCAAGAATGAATTTGACGATTTCAGTGAGGCTTTTGTTGCGTCTGCAGCACCAACACATTCTTCGTTCCATGATGATCATTTAGGAGGTCCTtcgtcttcttcaaatgcgggacaaaatttcttcaatgttgatttgttgtcaGATACGCATAATCGGACACGTGGCTCAAGTAATAACGGTGCTCTTGGTGGTGGCAGTGGTAGTGGAGACGGCAGTGGCAATAATAGCGGTGGATCTGGTGGATCTGGTGGACCTGGTGCTAATATCAATAGTGATTTATTTGGTGGCACTGGTGCTGGTGTTAATTCGACTGCGTTTGAcgatattgaatttgatattaaTCAGTTGTGGGGTGATGAGAATGTTGCTGATCTGGGATTGAATGATGATCTTGGGTTTAATTGGAATGTGgatgcaattgaaaatggtgaTTAAGAGAGAGATAGAGAGGAAGAAAGAGATTACCTGAGATGATAAGAGACTATTTTCCGAGGTTATTGACTTATTCACCCGAAACTAATTGTCGTTTTTTGCTTATATGTGAGATTCCCAAACATTACTGTTCGAAAATAAATCTTAATcgtttgaaattgtgaCATTTACAAGGGTATTATCCCTTGACATATACCCTACTAACATTTTTCGTTTTTCTACATTTTACTTCGTCTTTTTACCTGACCTAACAGGTTTGAATTAAAGTTCATATATAATTTACATTTTGTATTACTATATTATACAACGTTGTATTACACTTTCGCGACCAAATGATGTCTATAAGTCTATTCATTCTTTTTACTGGACAATTGATTCCCCTCTGGCTCCTGCCCTTTCACAAACTCATCATATTCCTTCAATGTACTTTGACTCGGAAACCAAGCTTTGAAATCCCACCAACTTGAAACCAAGATTAtagtcaacaacaacaccaacacgGCTGAGCTCAATGGAGTAGCTGGAAACACATTCCAACACCATTCATGAATAAGCCATATGGGTACACCAATATATACGGGGAAATTCAAGTGAAGCAATCCAGGTAATGTCCATGCGTACCATGCGAGAAATTGGTAATGAAGTGATCGTGAACACAAGATTCCGATGAGATTGGTGATTGCCATTATGTAAAAAATGAGTTGTGGTGCAatgagtttgttgagaaAAATGTTTTGGGAAGACATGGTAGATTTCGGATTGAATGCATCCTTTATCAATTGTGGGATTGATTTAccaatgattttgaaatggaGAAACCTTGTAAATGTAAACACCCCAAGAATGAAAACATGAAGAACTAACAAAGCATGACCAAAACATACCGAAGTGAAGACAGATTCAGGTACgaatttccaattgacGGTCCATTTATATAAGAATTGACgtccaaaattgaaagctTGTGTGATATAATTCCATCTAATTTTACGTGCCAAATCACCATCAAACATGAGTAGTAAAAACCTCCAACCAATCAAAACCTGAACCAATGGGATTATAGCTACAACAGTGACAAACTTGATTGTGTTCTCATCGTTGAGGAAATATGTTATGATGAGGAAAGCAGGCATGTATAACAATGCATTCATCTTGATTGATATCGCAATACTGTATAAATCGGAAGCAATGATTGTCAACAAGAAACTAATATCAAACCATGATGATCCTTTTATCACCTCCTGTACCACTACCGCTTTCTCATTCTCCACCTCCTTCTTCACCCcactctttttctctttcttcttctctttttcgACATCAACAgccttcttcttcttctctttttcgACATCAACAgccttcttcttcttcttcttcttcttcttcttcttatcAACCTCTTTGAATACAGCAGCCTGTTgtaacaacaaaacaacagcTACCATACACAAAGTAGTCCAACAGTCATTAAACAACCGCAACACATAAATCGACAACAATCGCCTACTTgccaaaaacaaataaattGGCCATGGAGCCAAATCCCAAATTTGCGCATAAACAAAAGACGTCAATATCACAGTCGCCGTAAAACAATATCCAAAAATATATTGAGCTTCTTTAATATCATCACCACATAACCATTGAATGTATTGATACACAGTAATGAATCCAGCAGGGTAGACAATTGGTCCTGAATCACCATATATGCTTGCATAGTCCAATTCTCCTGCATTTACCTTATCGATTTGTTGTAGGTATGTAGCGTAGTCGATCTCAGTATAGGCtatcttgttgattatgattttggtgattaTTGATGCGATGCAAGTGATTAGTGGATATGTGATTCGCGTTGCTTGTGGATTGATTATTAAAGCAAGGAGTCCATTGTAGACGTCTTTGCTGACATTGGCGAATGTGAATCGGGGTGGTTCGCCgctggtggtggtggtggtggtggtggttggTGGCATCGTCCAGTCTGAGTGACAGCAGTGTCTCCTGTTAGTGGTTGCTAGAGTTCACAAATTAATTAGAGTTGGTTTTTTCTGATatgataattttgatttcaattgattctttgCAACACACTTTATTATTGATCAATACGAGATGGTACGTATCAAGAACAAAGGATTCTGTTTAAATGAAGTGTTGTATTTGTAACGTCAAACAGATACTTTCGTGGAGAAAGGTACCGTCAGGTGCagagaattgaaaaatgataCACTACAGTGTTGGCACTTGATGCAAATATGCTTTCAAGCTAGATAAACCGCTAGTCATATACAAGCACCCTCTTCCAACAAGAACATCCGCCAAGCTTGCCTTCCTCCTTACTAGTTCCTCTTCTTACGCATTATCCTCATCAAATCACGCTTACGTCTCTTACACTCACGAGTAAACTCACCACGCACCGACCAAAACCATTTCTCATAATCtgtttctccttctttcCCATCACCATCAGCAA
This region of Candida orthopsilosis Co 90-125, chromosome 6 draft sequence genomic DNA includes:
- a CDS encoding Alg3 protein (S. cerevisiae homolog ALG3 has alpha-1,3-mannosyltransferase activity, has role in oligosaccharide-lipid intermediate assembly and localizes to endoplasmic reticulum) — protein: MPPTTTTTTTTSGEPPRFTFANVSKDVYNGLLALIINPQATRITYPLITCIASIITKIIINKIAYTEIDYATYLQQIDKVNAGELDYASIYGDSGPIVYPAGFITVYQYIQWLCGDDIKEAQYIFGYCFTATVILTSFVYAQIWDLAPWPIYLFLASRRLLSIYVLRLFNDCWTTLCMVAVVLLLQQAAVFKEVDKKKKKKKKKKKAVDVEKEKKKKAVDVEKEKKKEKKSGVKKEVENEKAVVVQEVIKGSSWFDISFLLTIIASDLYSIAISIKMNALLYMPAFLIITYFLNDENTIKFVTVVAIIPLVQVLIGWRFLLLMFDGDLARKIRWNYITQAFNFGRQFLYKWTVNWKFVPESVFTSVCFGHALLVLHVFILGVFTFTRFLHFKIIGKSIPQLIKDAFNPKSTMSSQNIFLNKLIAPQLIFYIMAITNLIGILCSRSLHYQFLAWYAWTLPGLLHLNFPVYIGVPIWLIHEWCWNVFPATPLSSAVLVLLLTIILVSSWWDFKAWFPSQSTLKEYDEFVKGQEPEGNQLSSKKNE